In a single window of the Flavobacterium sp. W4I14 genome:
- a CDS encoding endoglucanase (product_source=KO:K01179; cath_funfam=1.50.10.10,3.20.20.370; cog=COG0726; ko=KO:K01179; pfam=PF00759,PF01522,PF02927; superfamily=48208,81296,88713; transmembrane_helix_parts=Inside_1_4,TMhelix_5_24,Outside_25_834), with translation MKNKFFLASTFSFALWFLCSFIGSQRKIQQNWIRINLLGYPTESVKVAVWASKTGEIPTQFEIVEKETNKIVYTSTNIKSFGSYGPFSLTARLNFSDFKSAGRFYLRANGIVSPLLLINNDVYKGAADFCLQYMRQQRSGFNPYLKDSCHTHDGFVLYGAKAGIKDSTHFDASGGWHDASDYLQYSTTSANAAYHLLMAYRDFPQVFGDKQLANGLDGKNGLADVLDEAKWGLDWLLKMHPQKNIMFNQLADDRDHISMRIPKEDSQYGKGFERPLYFITGETQQRGKFMNNTTGTSSTAAKFTSAFNLGSVLFKDVDRDYAKILVKKAKTAYKFALQKPGVTQTASVKSPYIYAEDNWVDDMELAETSFNFGREKIDQKKIAQALSYAQQERITPWLQKDTAAHYQYYPFINLGHYEIAKQDSTDKTAINYYQQGISQVWSRAKNNAFYRGIPFIWCSNNLTVAFAMQCSWYSALSGDKTYAELDQANFDWLFGCNPWGTSMVYGLPQWGDTPSDPHSAFTHLKNYPINGGLVDGPVYTNIYKGLIGIKLNDTDEYADFQSDLAVYHDDYGDYSTNEPTMDGTASLIYLLAAKEAQAKPLADHKTYSLGANIRRDSTQKKIYLVFTGDEYADGGKKISKVLAQEKVKASFFLTGNFYRNPNFQSLIKKLKNDGHYLGPHSDKHLLYCDWNKRDSLLVTKTDLETDLSNNYRAMAAFGINKEVAGYFLPPYEWYNQTIANWTKTQGIQLINFTPGTRSNADYTYPEMGKSYRSSDEIYRSITTFNETKPNGLNGFILLLHIGTDARRTDKFYNRLAELLTYLKKADYKLARIDN, from the coding sequence ATGAAAAATAAGTTCTTTTTAGCCTCAACTTTCTCATTTGCCCTATGGTTCTTATGCTCATTTATTGGTAGCCAGAGGAAAATCCAACAGAATTGGATCAGAATCAATTTGCTCGGTTACCCCACCGAAAGTGTTAAAGTTGCAGTATGGGCAAGCAAAACAGGCGAAATTCCTACCCAATTTGAAATTGTAGAAAAGGAAACCAATAAAATTGTTTATACCTCAACCAATATTAAGAGCTTTGGCAGTTATGGCCCTTTTAGCCTAACTGCCCGATTAAATTTCAGTGATTTTAAAAGTGCAGGGCGTTTCTACCTCCGGGCAAATGGTATTGTTTCTCCCCTATTGTTGATCAATAACGATGTGTACAAAGGTGCAGCTGATTTTTGCCTACAATATATGCGCCAGCAACGGAGCGGTTTTAATCCGTACTTAAAAGATAGCTGCCATACCCACGATGGCTTTGTTTTATATGGCGCCAAAGCTGGCATTAAAGACAGTACGCATTTTGATGCTTCTGGTGGTTGGCACGACGCCAGCGATTACCTCCAATATTCAACTACTTCAGCAAATGCGGCCTATCACCTACTAATGGCTTATCGCGACTTCCCTCAAGTATTCGGCGATAAGCAACTGGCAAATGGTTTGGATGGAAAAAACGGCCTAGCTGATGTTCTGGACGAAGCTAAATGGGGATTGGATTGGCTGTTGAAAATGCACCCACAAAAAAACATCATGTTCAACCAACTGGCCGATGACCGTGACCACATCAGCATGCGGATTCCAAAAGAAGACAGTCAATACGGAAAAGGTTTTGAGCGCCCGCTCTATTTTATTACCGGCGAAACACAGCAACGGGGTAAATTTATGAACAACACCACTGGTACCAGCTCTACTGCAGCTAAATTTACGAGTGCTTTTAATTTAGGCTCGGTTTTATTTAAAGATGTAGATCGTGATTACGCCAAAATACTTGTTAAAAAAGCCAAAACAGCCTATAAATTTGCATTGCAAAAACCTGGTGTAACGCAAACAGCATCCGTAAAGTCGCCTTACATTTATGCTGAAGACAACTGGGTTGATGACATGGAGCTGGCCGAAACATCATTCAATTTCGGAAGGGAAAAGATCGATCAAAAGAAAATAGCACAGGCCTTAAGCTACGCCCAGCAAGAACGCATCACGCCCTGGCTACAAAAAGACACCGCAGCGCATTATCAATATTATCCTTTCATCAACCTTGGTCATTACGAAATCGCTAAGCAAGATTCAACAGACAAAACAGCCATCAACTATTATCAACAAGGCATATCGCAAGTTTGGAGCCGTGCGAAAAACAATGCCTTTTATCGTGGTATTCCTTTTATTTGGTGCAGCAATAATTTAACGGTTGCCTTTGCCATGCAGTGTAGCTGGTACTCGGCACTAAGCGGCGACAAAACTTATGCAGAACTAGATCAGGCTAATTTCGACTGGCTTTTTGGCTGTAACCCCTGGGGAACGAGCATGGTTTATGGTTTACCTCAATGGGGAGATACACCAAGCGATCCGCACTCGGCCTTTACCCATTTAAAGAATTATCCTATAAACGGCGGATTGGTTGATGGACCTGTTTACACCAATATTTATAAAGGTTTAATCGGAATCAAGCTCAATGATACTGATGAATATGCTGACTTTCAGAGTGATCTGGCTGTTTACCACGATGATTATGGCGATTACAGCACCAATGAACCCACAATGGACGGAACAGCGTCTCTTATTTATTTATTAGCGGCCAAAGAAGCACAGGCTAAACCCCTAGCCGACCATAAGACTTATAGCTTGGGCGCGAACATTCGGCGCGATTCTACCCAAAAGAAAATCTACCTGGTTTTTACAGGTGACGAATATGCGGATGGCGGCAAAAAAATAAGTAAGGTGCTGGCACAAGAGAAAGTCAAAGCATCCTTTTTTCTTACCGGAAATTTCTATCGGAACCCTAACTTCCAATCATTGATTAAAAAACTAAAAAACGACGGGCATTACCTCGGTCCACATTCTGATAAACATTTATTGTACTGCGATTGGAATAAACGCGATAGTCTCTTGGTTACAAAAACAGATTTAGAAACCGATTTAAGCAACAATTATCGGGCAATGGCAGCTTTTGGGATTAACAAAGAAGTGGCGGGCTATTTTTTGCCTCCTTACGAATGGTACAACCAAACCATAGCCAACTGGACCAAAACCCAAGGCATACAATTGATTAATTTCACTCCGGGCACGCGATCTAATGCTGATTATACCTACCCCGAAATGGGAAAAAGCTATCGATCGAGTGATGAGATATATCGATCGATTACAACTTTTAACGAAACAAAACCCAATGGTTTAAATGGTTTTATCTTGCTATTGCACATTGGTACCGATGCCAGAAGAACTGATAAATTTTATAACAGACTGGCAGAATTACTTACTTATCTGAAAAAGGCTGATTATAAATTGGCTAGAATTGATAATTAA
- a CDS encoding hypothetical protein (product_source=Hypo-rule applied; superfamily=144091; transmembrane_helix_parts=Inside_1_12,TMhelix_13_30,Outside_31_33,TMhelix_34_56,Inside_57_61), translating to MSVQENSSNNFNWLYYALGLFFGVLTGAIITQNYIFALLGGVLGLLTAGLFLNAIVKGRKY from the coding sequence ATGAGTGTACAAGAGAACAGCAGCAATAATTTCAACTGGTTATATTATGCTTTAGGTTTATTCTTCGGAGTTTTAACTGGAGCAATCATTACGCAAAACTACATTTTCGCTTTGTTAGGTGGTGTTTTAGGTTTGTTAACAGCAGGCTTATTTTTAAACGCTATCGTAAAAGGAAGAAAATACTAG
- a CDS encoding hypothetical protein (product_source=Hypo-rule applied; cleavage_site_network=SignalP-noTM; pfam=PF12893; superfamily=54427), which produces MRLKALVILLLGITITNNVFAAEKPTASHKSVINYYMDSYMNSDYKKLRAVLSEDAVFTSNRDVRVIKHKASDVLNQMKKNEGVIQRDCNISSSIVSETDALVIARVDINYELFDGAQQNFVIIEKDKEGEWKITQVYKVFVTGESQAKKLVSN; this is translated from the coding sequence ATGAGACTAAAAGCTTTGGTGATTTTATTACTAGGTATTACAATCACAAATAATGTTTTTGCAGCTGAAAAACCAACTGCAAGCCATAAATCGGTTATCAATTATTATATGGACAGCTATATGAATTCTGACTATAAAAAGTTAAGAGCTGTTTTAAGTGAGGATGCTGTTTTTACCTCGAATAGAGATGTAAGGGTAATTAAACATAAAGCAAGTGATGTGTTAAACCAAATGAAGAAAAATGAAGGCGTAATTCAAAGAGATTGTAACATCAGCTCTTCAATCGTTTCCGAAACCGATGCCTTGGTAATTGCACGTGTAGATATTAATTACGAATTATTTGATGGCGCACAACAAAATTTTGTGATCATTGAGAAAGATAAAGAAGGCGAATGGAAAATCACCCAGGTTTACAAAGTATTCGTCACTGGGGAAAGCCAAGCTAAAAAACTCGTTTCAAATTAA